In Schistocerca gregaria isolate iqSchGreg1 chromosome 9, iqSchGreg1.2, whole genome shotgun sequence, a single genomic region encodes these proteins:
- the LOC126291551 gene encoding probable 39S ribosomal protein L49, mitochondrial, with the protein MAALRVGIRSCTTLFTPNSCLCGHYGLYRDVSRFKTLPSLRMVLSRNSSYRSSSEEGPKELYTGFEISSSPEEWQWVERLLGPKVVPQPKPKADYPSGWKPPSDAALSLPYFVKRNKNYMLPVYLNIQFRGQRRITVVRNIQGDIWLMERELREHLESVVKKRVITMVHEVCCLIKIKGDVYLPVEQWLYQKGF; encoded by the exons ATGGCAGCCCTCAGAGTGGGTATTAGGAGTTGTACTACGCTATTTACGCCAAACTCTTGTTTGTGCGGTCATTATGGTCTTTATCGAGATGTCAGTCGCTTTAAAACGTTACCCTCCCTTCGCATG GTCTTATCTAGAAATTCCTCGTATAGATCTAGTTCCGAGGAAGGCCCCAAGGAATTGTATACGGGCTTTGAAATCTCCAGCTCACCCGAGGAATGGCAATGGGTAGAAAGACTTTTGGGGCCAAAAGTTGTACCGCAACCAAAGCCGAAGGCAGATTATCCATCTGGCTGGAAACCACCTTCAG ATGCTGCTTTATCACTACCATATTTCGTAAAACGGAATAAGAACTACATGCTGCCAGTGTATCTGAATATTCAGTTCAGAGGACAGCGGCGTATAACTGTAGTTCGCAATATCCAAGGCGACATATGG CTGATGGAACGTGAATTGAGAGAGCATCTGGAATCTGTTGTAAAGAAACGTGTTATTACAATGGTCCATGAGGTCTGCTGCTTAATAAAAATCAAAGGAGATGTTTATTTACCTGTGGAGCAGTGGCTTTATCAAAAGGGCTTCTAG